CAGCGAATCATTGAATGTAGCTGTGGCTACCTCGATAGTTCTCTATGAGGCCGCGAAACAGCGTCTTGTAAGGGGCGAGAGGCTGTGCTATAATTCAGTTTGACAGGGGCGGCCGTATCACCAGTAAAGGGGTGTTGGTCCCTATGTTTACAGCAGATTTTTTCTGGAGAATCTTCGAGGTGACCGGATCGATAAGGGCATATCTCATATACCGGCGTCTCAGAACGCAGTAGAAGATATGGTTTAGAATGCGTGCTGGCCCGCGACGGGCCCAGGGTCACAGCCTCGTCCCTTGACGTCCGGTTGTGACCTTTTTAGTATGATTGGGGTTTGTCGCGATGTTTACATGTCGTTTGATATTCATGCAGGAGGTTTTCCAGAATGCAACAGAAGGTAGCTGAGATCAAGGATAGGATGATCCGTGACATAGAAGCTGCTGGTTCGGCATCCCACTTAGAGGAGGTTAGACGCTCATATCTCGGTAAGAAGGGAATTATAACTCAGCTACTAAGAGGCCTGGGTCAGATCGACCCCGGCGAGAGACCTTTGGTGGGGCGCCTTGTCAATGAGCTCAAGGATCTATGTGAGGCCGAGCTCGCCAAACGTGAGCAAGAGATCAAGTCGCGGGAGGCGCAAGAGGCCCTTAAGAAGGAAACCCTTGACATATCTATGCCCGGTAGACGGGTCTGGGTTGGAAGGAAGCACCCACTTACCAGAGGCTTCGATGAACTCGCCAGGATCTTCAGCAGAATGGGATTTGAGGTTGTCAAAGGACCAGAAGTAGAGCTAGACTATTATAATTTTGAGGCGTTGAATACCCCGCCTGATCACCCTTCCCGTGACATCCAGGATACATTTTACGTGTCCCCGAAGGTCGTTCTCAGGACCCATACCTCACCAGTCCAAATCAGAACCATGGAGTCTCGAAAGCCTCCGATCCGTGTCATCGTTCCGGGCAGGGCGTACAGGGCCGATGCCACCGATGCTTCTCATTCGCCGGTTTTTCACCAACTTGAGGGATTGGCCGTTGATCGTGGCATAAAGTTTTCGGATCTCCGTGGCACACTTGCCGCCTGGGCGGTGGAGTTTTTCGGCCCCGAGACTCGTACGCGCTTCCGGCCGCATTTCTTCCCATTTACCGAGCCAAGCGCGGAGGTGGATGTAACATGTGTAATGTGCGGCGGTTCTGGTTGCCGGCTCTGTAAGGGAAGCGGATGGTTGGAAGTAATGGGGGCAGGCATGGTGCACCCAAAGGTCCTTGAAAACGTTGGATATGACCCGGGAGAGGTCAGCGGATTTGCTTTTGGCATGGGAGTAGATCGTCTTGTGATGCTGAAATATGGGATCAGCGATATTCGTTCTCTTCTTGAAAACGATATGCGCTTCTTGCAGAGTTTTTAACGCGCCTCGTGGCTAGATCTTAGGAGGTAGAGGAATGCGGGTTCCCCATGATTGGCTGATGGAATATGTTGAGTGTGACAGGGATCCTGACGAAATCGCAGAGCTCATGACCATGACTGGCACCAAGGTGGAATCCCTTGAGCGCGATGACTCGGGCAATATCGTATATGATCTTGAGATAACGCCTAACAGGCCTGATTGTCTGTCAGTCATAGGGGTTGCACGCGAAGTTGCAGCCGGGCTTGCGAAACCACTCAAGGTCGAGATTCCTGAGGTCGCTGGCAAGGGTGATAGCGTCGAGGATTACATTTCTGTAGAGATCCAGGATCCCGATTTGGCGCTGCGCTACATAGCAAGGATAATAAGAAATGTAAAGATCGGACCATCTCCGCTATGGCTTCAGCGTCGTCTCGAGGCATGTGGAATCCGACCCATATGCAATGCGGTCGATGTGACCAACTATGTCATGTTGGCCTGTGGTCAGCCGCTCCATGCTTTTGATTACA
This genomic interval from Bacillota bacterium contains the following:
- the pheS gene encoding phenylalanine--tRNA ligase subunit alpha produces the protein MQQKVAEIKDRMIRDIEAAGSASHLEEVRRSYLGKKGIITQLLRGLGQIDPGERPLVGRLVNELKDLCEAELAKREQEIKSREAQEALKKETLDISMPGRRVWVGRKHPLTRGFDELARIFSRMGFEVVKGPEVELDYYNFEALNTPPDHPSRDIQDTFYVSPKVVLRTHTSPVQIRTMESRKPPIRVIVPGRAYRADATDASHSPVFHQLEGLAVDRGIKFSDLRGTLAAWAVEFFGPETRTRFRPHFFPFTEPSAEVDVTCVMCGGSGCRLCKGSGWLEVMGAGMVHPKVLENVGYDPGEVSGFAFGMGVDRLVMLKYGISDIRSLLENDMRFLQSF
- a CDS encoding YqzL family protein encodes the protein MFTADFFWRIFEVTGSIRAYLIYRRLRTQ